The following coding sequences are from one bacterium SCSIO 12741 window:
- a CDS encoding cell division protein ZapA, whose product MAEKNITVKIANREYPLQVEEGEEQKIKLAVQLINENINKLKGNYVVSDYVDLLAMTALEFATQSSDVEGYKDSAIQAVVEQEMDQIANKIDSCLATE is encoded by the coding sequence ATGGCGGAAAAAAACATTACTGTTAAAATAGCGAATCGGGAATATCCACTGCAAGTCGAGGAAGGGGAAGAGCAAAAGATAAAATTGGCTGTACAGCTAATCAATGAGAATATTAACAAGCTGAAAGGCAATTATGTAGTATCCGATTATGTGGATTTGTTGGCAATGACCGCTTTGGAATTTGCGACTCAATCCTCGGATGTAGAAGGCTACAAAGACTCTGCGATACAAGCTGTAGTCGAGCAGGAAATGGATCAAATAGCAAACAAGATCGATTCCTGCCTGGCAACTGAATAA
- a CDS encoding Gfo/Idh/MocA family oxidoreductase, with protein MPKGKLKFAVVGYGHIGRRHAAMVAGNELAQVAAVVDPVEERRKLAQEDHGCQVFASSDELYASGMEIDVVNVCTPNGVHSDQAIEALSNRCHVVIEKPMGLTKHKTEEVIYKALQVSRQVFLVKQNRYSPSSAWLKSLMDENRFGEIFMVQLNCYWNRDDRYYKPGGWKGTKEMDGGTLFTQFSHFIDIMYWLFGDIENISGRSINNNHPSTEFEDTGIVNFDFVNGGMGSLNFSTSVWGQNLESSIIIIGEKGSVKVSGQYMDKVEYCHVEDYVMPELPPANPPNDYGTYKGSAANHHYVIQNVVDVLTGKAEISTNALEGMKVVEMIERIYKKIGQG; from the coding sequence ATGCCTAAGGGAAAACTTAAGTTCGCCGTTGTAGGATATGGTCACATTGGTCGCCGCCACGCTGCCATGGTTGCCGGAAATGAATTGGCTCAGGTAGCCGCAGTAGTAGATCCGGTAGAGGAGCGCAGAAAATTGGCTCAGGAAGATCACGGTTGTCAGGTGTTTGCCTCCTCCGATGAGCTTTATGCTTCTGGGATGGAGATCGATGTAGTAAATGTATGTACCCCAAATGGCGTGCATTCCGATCAAGCTATTGAGGCCTTGAGCAACCGCTGTCACGTGGTTATTGAAAAGCCCATGGGATTGACCAAGCACAAAACCGAAGAGGTGATTTACAAAGCCTTGCAGGTTTCCAGACAGGTATTTCTCGTTAAGCAGAATCGATACAGTCCTTCATCAGCCTGGTTGAAGTCCTTAATGGATGAAAATCGTTTTGGCGAAATCTTTATGGTTCAGTTGAATTGCTACTGGAACCGAGATGATCGCTACTACAAACCCGGTGGATGGAAAGGGACGAAAGAAATGGATGGGGGAACACTGTTTACCCAGTTTAGCCACTTCATCGACATCATGTATTGGTTGTTTGGAGACATCGAAAACATCTCTGGACGCAGCATAAACAACAATCACCCTTCTACCGAATTTGAAGATACCGGAATCGTGAACTTTGACTTCGTTAATGGAGGGATGGGATCACTCAACTTTTCTACTTCCGTTTGGGGGCAGAATTTGGAGAGCAGCATCATTATCATTGGAGAAAAAGGAAGCGTTAAAGTAAGCGGACAATACATGGATAAAGTAGAGTACTGCCATGTGGAAGATTACGTTATGCCGGAACTTCCTCCAGCGAATCCACCAAACGATTACGGAACGTATAAAGGAAGTGCCGCTAACCACCACTACGTGATTCAAAACGTGGTAGATGTGCTTACCGGAAAGGCTGAGATTTCAACCAATGCCCTTGAAGGGATGAAAGTGGTTGAAATGATTGAGCGCATTTATAAAAAGATTGGACAAGGTTAA
- a CDS encoding SDR family oxidoreductase has protein sequence MNRLENKRILVTGGAGFIGSNLCADLIHDNEVICLDNLLTGKKENIVPLMQHSNFRFIEGDIRDKETCAEALFGVDVVLHQAALGSVPRSINNPTLTNSVNVDGFLNIMNEAVKAKVNRFVYAASSSTYGDHPGLPKVEDRIGKPLSPYAVSKYVNELYAEVFSKLYGIETIGLRYFNVFGRHQDPNGAYAAAIPRFIRALIHHQSPEIYGDGKQSRDFTYIDNVIQANHLAGGTTSQDAVNEVYNVAFGESTTLNELMDVLKSLLSDYDSDIAGVEVNYGPERVGDVRHSLASIEKAKQKLNYAPQHSIKDGLVEAIDWYWNYFKAEKYA, from the coding sequence ATGAACAGACTCGAGAATAAACGCATTCTGGTGACCGGCGGTGCTGGTTTTATCGGTTCTAACCTTTGTGCAGATCTGATTCACGACAATGAAGTGATTTGTCTGGATAACCTGCTTACCGGAAAGAAGGAAAACATTGTGCCTTTGATGCAGCATTCCAACTTTCGGTTTATCGAAGGCGACATTCGCGATAAAGAAACCTGTGCTGAAGCGTTATTTGGAGTAGATGTAGTACTTCATCAAGCCGCATTAGGCTCTGTACCCAGATCCATTAACAATCCAACGCTGACTAATTCAGTAAATGTGGATGGCTTTCTAAACATCATGAATGAAGCGGTAAAGGCCAAGGTCAATCGTTTTGTTTATGCAGCCAGTTCCTCTACTTATGGTGACCATCCAGGATTGCCTAAAGTAGAAGATCGCATTGGTAAGCCCCTTTCACCTTATGCCGTGAGCAAGTATGTGAATGAACTGTATGCAGAGGTGTTTTCCAAGCTCTATGGAATCGAAACAATCGGACTTCGCTACTTCAATGTATTTGGACGTCATCAGGATCCTAATGGAGCCTATGCAGCAGCCATTCCGCGTTTTATTCGTGCCTTGATTCACCATCAGTCACCTGAGATTTACGGTGATGGAAAACAGTCCAGAGACTTTACTTACATCGATAATGTTATCCAAGCAAATCATTTAGCTGGAGGAACCACGTCTCAAGATGCGGTAAACGAAGTATACAACGTAGCATTTGGAGAAAGTACCACCTTAAATGAGTTGATGGATGTATTAAAATCCCTTTTGAGTGACTACGACTCCGACATTGCAGGAGTAGAAGTAAACTATGGTCCGGAGAGGGTGGGTGATGTGCGTCACTCCTTGGCTTCCATCGAAAAAGCGAAGCAAAAATTAAACTATGCGCCCCAGCATTCCATTAAAGATGGGTTGGTGGAAGCCATAGATTGGTATTGGAATTATTTTAAAGCAGAGAAATATGCCTAA
- the rny gene encoding ribonuclease Y gives MDMMSISLGVVAGLAIGSLIVYFLLRKNVEKQAQQFLDEAKSEAEVIKKDKILQAKEKFLQLKEKHEKVINERNGKVAQAENRIKQKENTLNQKIKNASQQENENNRRQKKLDEKLRLVNNRQNEVEKIHSEHVKKLEGVSGLTAEEARKDLTEALKEEARTEAMTVIQEITEEARINANKEAKRIVIQTIQRVATEHAIENSVSVFNIESDDVKGRIIGREGRNIRAIEAATGVEIVVDDTPEAIILSCFDPVRREIARLALHQLVTDGRIHPARIEEVVSKTRKRLEEEIIETGKRTCIDLGIHGLHPELIRMVGRMKYRSSYGQNLLQHSREVANLCATMASELGLNSKLAKRAGLLHDIGKVPDDEPDMPHAILGMKLAEKYGEKPQVCNAIGAHHDEIEMTSMISPLVQVCDAISGARPGARREIVESYIQRLQDLENLAMSQDGVTKAFAIQAGRELRVMVDCDKVDDKAASELSFQISQKIQEEMTYPGQVKVTLIRETRAISYAK, from the coding sequence ATGGATATGATGAGCATTTCACTCGGTGTTGTTGCTGGTTTGGCGATCGGAAGTTTGATCGTATACTTCTTACTCCGCAAAAATGTGGAGAAGCAAGCCCAGCAGTTTTTGGATGAGGCCAAAAGTGAAGCCGAAGTGATCAAGAAGGATAAGATATTGCAGGCGAAGGAGAAGTTTCTTCAGTTGAAAGAAAAGCACGAGAAAGTGATCAACGAGAGAAACGGAAAGGTGGCTCAAGCCGAAAACCGAATCAAGCAAAAAGAAAATACCCTTAACCAAAAGATTAAAAACGCCAGCCAGCAGGAAAACGAAAACAATCGTCGGCAAAAGAAGCTTGACGAGAAGCTTAGGTTGGTGAATAATCGCCAAAATGAAGTGGAGAAAATCCACTCAGAGCACGTCAAGAAATTGGAAGGTGTTTCCGGTCTTACGGCCGAAGAAGCCCGCAAAGATTTGACTGAAGCCCTCAAAGAAGAGGCGCGTACCGAAGCGATGACCGTGATTCAGGAAATTACGGAAGAAGCTCGAATCAACGCCAATAAGGAAGCCAAACGTATTGTCATTCAAACCATTCAAAGGGTTGCTACCGAGCACGCCATTGAGAATTCGGTTTCCGTATTCAACATTGAAAGTGACGACGTAAAAGGTCGGATTATTGGTCGGGAAGGTCGTAACATTCGTGCCATTGAGGCTGCTACGGGAGTAGAAATTGTGGTGGACGATACGCCTGAAGCCATTATCCTAAGCTGCTTTGATCCAGTTCGTCGTGAGATTGCCCGTTTGGCTCTTCACCAGTTGGTGACCGATGGACGTATTCACCCAGCTCGGATTGAAGAAGTAGTTTCGAAGACCCGTAAGCGACTGGAAGAAGAAATTATTGAGACTGGTAAGCGTACCTGTATTGATTTAGGAATCCACGGACTGCACCCCGAATTGATTCGTATGGTAGGACGGATGAAGTACCGTTCTTCTTACGGTCAAAACCTATTGCAACACTCCCGTGAGGTTGCCAATTTGTGTGCGACCATGGCTTCCGAATTAGGACTGAATTCCAAGTTGGCCAAAAGAGCTGGATTGTTGCACGATATCGGTAAAGTGCCCGATGATGAGCCCGATATGCCACACGCCATTCTGGGTATGAAGTTGGCTGAGAAGTACGGTGAAAAACCTCAGGTATGCAACGCCATTGGTGCTCACCACGATGAAATTGAAATGACCTCAATGATTTCTCCATTGGTTCAGGTATGTGATGCCATTTCTGGTGCACGTCCTGGTGCTCGTCGAGAGATTGTTGAATCCTATATTCAGCGTTTGCAAGACCTCGAGAACTTGGCCATGAGCCAGGATGGGGTAACCAAAGCCTTCGCTATCCAGGCCGGACGTGAACTCCGCGTTATGGTAGATTGTGACAAGGTGGATGATAAAGCAGCTTCAGAGTTGTCCTTCCAGATCTCCCAAAAGATTCAGGAAGAGATGACCTATCCAGGCCAGGTAAAAGTGACCTTGATTCGGGAAACCCGAGCTATTTCCTACGCTAAATAG
- a CDS encoding FAD-binding protein — translation MNWNTLTAEIVESLKQIVGENYLFIDEETRIEYGHDETEDLSYPPEVLVKPANPEEISAIMKLANEHAIPVTPIGARTGLSGGALSIHGGIGLSMERLNQIIEIDEKNLQATVEPGVITQVFHDEARSKGLFYPPDPSSWGSCYIGGNLAYNSGGPKAVKYGVTKDYVLNLEVVLPNGDIIWTGANVLKNSTGYNLTQLMVGSEGTLGIITKAVFRLIPYPKHILTLLVAFESPEKACEAVSSVFRSGLTPCAMEFMERDALDWTIPYVDDFNIPVAENIGAHLLIEVDGNDVDVLYKECEQITAIMEEHGCEDVLFADDQAQKEALWKLRRRVGEAVKKNSIYKEEDTVVPRYEMPKLLRGVKEIGQRYGFKSVCYGHVGDGNLHVNIIKGDMSEDDWNNKLTEGIREVFHLTKSLGGTISGEHGIGYVQKGYLDIVFSDAELQIQRQIKQVFDPKGILNPGKVFLK, via the coding sequence ATGAATTGGAATACCTTGACAGCAGAAATCGTTGAATCCTTAAAGCAAATTGTTGGGGAGAACTACCTCTTCATCGATGAGGAAACCCGTATAGAATATGGGCATGATGAAACCGAGGATCTTTCTTATCCACCCGAAGTATTGGTGAAGCCTGCTAATCCGGAGGAGATTTCGGCCATTATGAAACTGGCCAATGAACATGCTATTCCAGTTACCCCAATCGGTGCGCGAACAGGATTGAGTGGCGGTGCCTTGAGTATTCATGGGGGAATCGGACTCAGCATGGAGCGGTTGAATCAAATCATTGAAATAGATGAGAAGAACCTTCAGGCTACCGTGGAACCTGGGGTCATTACTCAAGTATTTCATGATGAAGCACGTTCGAAAGGTTTGTTCTATCCTCCCGATCCTTCAAGCTGGGGATCCTGTTACATAGGCGGAAATCTGGCCTACAATTCAGGTGGACCGAAAGCCGTAAAGTATGGAGTGACCAAGGATTATGTGCTTAATCTCGAAGTGGTATTGCCCAATGGCGATATCATCTGGACCGGAGCCAATGTGCTCAAAAATTCTACCGGCTACAACCTTACTCAACTTATGGTCGGTAGTGAAGGTACCCTTGGAATTATCACCAAAGCCGTTTTTAGACTCATTCCTTACCCCAAGCATATTCTTACCTTATTGGTGGCTTTTGAAAGCCCTGAGAAGGCCTGCGAAGCCGTTTCTTCCGTGTTTCGGTCAGGTTTAACTCCCTGTGCAATGGAGTTTATGGAACGTGACGCACTCGATTGGACCATTCCCTATGTAGACGATTTTAATATTCCCGTAGCCGAAAACATCGGAGCTCACTTGCTGATCGAAGTAGATGGAAACGATGTGGATGTGCTCTACAAGGAGTGTGAACAAATTACAGCGATTATGGAAGAGCATGGTTGCGAGGATGTTTTGTTTGCCGATGATCAGGCGCAAAAAGAAGCGCTTTGGAAATTGCGGAGAAGAGTGGGAGAGGCCGTCAAAAAGAACTCCATTTACAAAGAAGAAGATACCGTTGTACCACGCTATGAAATGCCTAAGCTGCTTCGGGGAGTAAAAGAAATTGGTCAGCGCTATGGGTTTAAATCCGTTTGCTATGGTCACGTGGGCGATGGAAACCTGCACGTGAACATCATTAAGGGAGATATGAGCGAAGATGACTGGAACAACAAATTAACCGAAGGAATTCGGGAAGTTTTCCACCTGACCAAGTCCTTAGGTGGTACCATTTCTGGAGAGCATGGAATCGGTTATGTTCAGAAAGGCTATCTCGATATTGTCTTTAGCGACGCCGAGCTCCAAATTCAACGTCAAATCAAACAGGTGTTTGATCCTAAGGGAATTTTAAATCCGGGAAAGGTCTTTTTGAAGTGA